Proteins encoded in a region of the Acomys russatus chromosome 14, mAcoRus1.1, whole genome shotgun sequence genome:
- the LOC127197862 gene encoding olfactory receptor 150-like, with translation MSERNHSRVTEFILAGLTDQPELQLPLLLLFLGICLLTVLGNLGMIILILLSSHLHTPMYFLLSSLSFIDLCYSTVITPKMLPNFVTKKNVISYEECMTQLYFFLAFVTSECHMLAAMAYDCYVAICNPLLCTVTMSYQVCSWMVGGVYGMGLIGAAVHTLCMLRVVFCKANVINHYFCDLLPLMELACSSTYVNEVVLLCLSAFNIFIPTLTILGSYIFIRASILQIKSTEGRFKAFSTCSSHFSAVAVSFGSLAFMYPQPSSVSSKDKGKVSSVFYTTVVPMLNPMIYSLRNRDVKLALSKLLQKNDGPCVKTYLP, from the coding sequence ATGTCAGAAAGAAATCATTCCAGAGTGACTGAGTTCATCCTTGCCGGACtcacagaccagccagagctgcagctgcccctgcttctcctcttccttggcaTCTGCCTGCTCACAGTGCTGGGGAACCTGGGCATGATCATCCTGATCCTGCTCAGCTCCCACCTgcacacccccatgtacttccTACTCAGCAGTCTGTCCTTCATTGACCTCTGTTATTCCACTGTTATTACTCCCAAGATGCTGCCAAACTTTGTGACAAAGAAGAATGTCATCTCCTATGAGGAATGTATGACTCAGCTCTATTTCTTCCTTGCATTTGTTACATCTGAGTGTCACATGTTGGCTGCAATGGCATATGACTGCTATGTTGCTATTTGTAATCCCTTGCTCTGCACTGTCACCATGTCCTACCAAGTCTGTTCCTGGATGGTGGGTGGGGTGTATGGCATGGGCCTGATCGGTGCAGCGGTTCACACCCTCTGCATGCTAAGAGTGGTTTTCTGTAAGGCTAATGTAATAAACCACTACTTCTGTGATCTTTTACCCTTGATGGAGCTTGCCTGCTCCAGTACGTATGTCAATGAGGTAGTACTCCTGTGTCTCAGTGCTTTCAATATCTTTATTCCAACCCTGACCATCCTGGGTTCTTACATCTTCATCAGAGCTAGCATCCTCCAGATCAAATCCACTGAGGGAAGATTCAAAGCCTTCAGCACTTGCAGCTCCCACTTCTCTGCAGTGGCTGTCTCCTTTGGTTCCCTGGCATTCATGTACCCACAGCCCTCCTCAGTCAGCTCCAAAGACAAAGGCAAAGTGTCCTCTGTGTTTTATACAACAGTTGTGCCCATGCTGAACCCCATGATCTACAGCCTGAGGAATAGGGATGTCAAACTTGCTCTAAGTAAGTTACTTCAAAAAAACGACGGGCCGTGTGTAAAGACATATTTGCCATAG